From the genome of Azospirillum fermentarium:
ACTGCGCCAGCAGCAGGACGCCACCGCCGACGTCGCCACCCTGGAGCGGGAGGCCAAGAGCACCGAGGATCTCTACAACACCTTCCTGACGCGCTTTAAGGAAACCAGCGCCGGAACCCTGGCCCCGCCGGAGGCGTGGATGGTGTCGCGCGCCCAGCCCGCCGCCGATCCGGTGTTCCCCAACACAGCCCTGCTGCTGGGCTTCGCCGGCATCGCGGCGCTGGGGCTGGCCGGGGCCGGCGTCACCCTGCGGGAGATGCTGCACACCGGCCTGCGCAGTGCCGACGAGGTGGAGGCCAATTTCGGCCTGCGCGGCCTGGGGCTGTCGCCGGCCCTGCCGCGCCGTCTGTCGGGCCGCGCGGTGGTGGAGGATCTGTTGCGCCACCCGCGCTCGGCCTTCGCCGAATCCGTGCGCATCATCGTCAGCAACGCCATCGGCCCCCTGCGCCCCGACATGGGCGCGCAGGTGGTCAGCGTCTGCTCCGCCTGCCCGCACGAGGGCAAATCGACCCTGGTGGCGGCATCGGCCACCCTGCTGGCCATGAGCGGGTTCCGCGTGCTGGTGATCGACGCCGACATGCGCGGGCCGTCCCAGCACGGGCTGTTCGCCGTGCCCAACCGCTACGGCCTGTCCGACGACCTCCACGCCGCGGCGGAGGCCATGACCGGCAACGCGCTGGTGCTGGATGAGCTGATGCCGGAGCCGGCGGTGGACACGGTGACGGGGGTGCATGTGCTGACCGGCGGGCTGGCCGGGGCGGCGGACACGCGGGGGCCGATGTACCTGGGCCATGCGGAGCGGCTGGGGGATCTGATCGGCGGCTACCGCCGGTCCTACGACGTCATCCTCCTGGACATGCCGCCGTGCATGCCGGTGGCCGACGCCCGTGTCTTCGCGGGCCTGAGCGACCGCTGCCTGTTCGTCACCCGCTGGCTGTCCACCCCCGCCGGCACCGTGCGCACCGCACTGGGCGAGCTGCAGGCCGCGGGCGTGGACATCGCCGGGCTGGCGCTGCTGCAGGTCGATGTGCGCGAGCACGCGGCCTATGAGTACGGGGACAGCGGCCTCTATCACCGGCACAGCCGCTACTACTCCCATCCCTGACGCCGAAAGACCTTACTGGACAAGGAGTTGCCGATGGAACCGCAGACCGGGGCGCGGGCACGGGCCGCCATCGTCTACCGCATCGTTCCCCATTACCGCGTGGCCTTCTACAACGGGCTGTCCGGCTTCCTGGCCCGCCGCGGGGTGGACCTGACCGTCTTCGGCGGGCAGGCGCGGCCCGACGAGGCGTTCCAGGAAAGCGGGCACGAGGTGGCGGGCCATGTCTTTGCCCGCAACCTCTATCTCCACGGCATGATCTATTACCAGCCGCTGTTCCGCCGCCTGCGGGATTATGATCTGGTGGTGGTGGAGCAGGCCAATTCGGCCCTGCTCAACGCCCTGCTGTTCGCCCGCCGGGCGCTGGGCGGCGGGCCGCGGCTGGCGCTGTGGGGCCACGGGGACGATCTCCAGCAGCAGGCCCCGGCCCGCTGGCGCCGGGGGATGAAACGGTTCCTGTCCCGCCGCGCCGACCACTGGTTCGCCTACACCGATTCCGTCAAGGGCATCGTGGAGCGGATGGGCTATCCCGCCGACCGCATCACCGTGGTGCAGAACGCCATCGACGTGTCGGCGGTGACGGAGGTGTGCGCCGGCCTGGACGATGCGGGCCGGGCATCCGCCCGCCGCCGGCTGGGGCTGGACGACGCCCCCACCGCCGTGTTCTGCGCCCGCCTGACCGAGGGCAAGGGGCTGCCGTTCCTGGTCGAAGCCTGCGAGCGCGCCCGCAGCCGCGTGCCCGGCCTGCAGCTCGCCGTGGTGGGCAACGGCCCGCTGGAAGGCTGGCTGCGGGAGCAGGCGGCGACCCGCCCGTGGATCAGGATGCTGGGGGCACGCTATGGCCGGGACAAGGCCGAGGTGCTGGCGGTCAGCCACGTGTTCCTGCTGCCGTCCTTCGTCGGGCTGTCGATCCTGGATGCCTTCGCCGCCGGGCTGCCGGTGGTGACCGCCGATTTCCACAACCACAGCCCCGAGGTGGATTACCTGGAACACCGCCGCAACGGGCTGTTCGTGCCGGCGGACCCGGATTTCTACGCCGACGCGGTGGCGGCGGTTCTGGGCGATGCCGCCCTGCGCGCGGACCTTGGCCGCGGGGCGCTGGCGACGGCGCGGCTGCGCACGGTGGACGCCATGGCCGCCAACTTCGGCGGCGGCATCCTTCAGGCGCTGGAACGGGCGGGCCGTTTCAACCCCACCCCGGCGGCGGGCTGGCCGCTGCACGGCTGAGCCGGGAAGGACGGTCCCATCATGAGCGGCGATATCCGGGCGCTGATCGGGCATGGGCTGCGCGCCGTGTCGGTGCTGTCCATCCGGGCCGGGGGCACGGTGGCGGTGTTCCTGCTGCAGGTGCTGATGGCCCGCACCATGGGGGCGGCGGAAACCGGGCTGGCGTCGGCGGCCATGTCCGCCGTGCTGGTGGCCGGGCTGGCCGCCACCGCCGGCTATCAGGCCGGCTCCACCCGCTTCATCGTGCAGAACGAAACCCTGGGCCGGCGGGATCTGGCGCTGGGCTTCATCCGCCGGGGATGGGCGGTGGTGGCGGTGGCCGGGCCGCTGCTGGCCGCCGCCGGGCTGGCGCTGGCGTGGGCGTGGGGGGATGGTTTCGCCGTCTGGGGCTTCGCCGCGCTGACGGTGCCGTTCATGGCGCTGCTGCTGCTGGACAGCGGCTACGCCCATGGCTGCGCGCGCTTCACCCTGTCGTTCCTGCCGTCCGCCTTTCTGCGGCAGGTGCTGGTGCTGGCGGCGGTGGCCGGCGGGGTGGCGGTGGGGGTGGCGTGGGACGCCGCCGGGGTGATGGCGGTGTTCTTCGCCGTGGTGGCGGTGACGGCGCTCGGGCAATGGCTGGTGCTGCGCCGCCATGTGGCCCGCCGGCTGGCCGGGGTGGCGCCGGCCTACGACACCCGCCACTGGGTCGGGACGGGGGTGGAGCTGTCGATCCTGCTGCTGTTCTCCGGCCTGTACGGGGATCTGGTGGTGGTGCTGGCGGCGCTGGTGCTGCCGGCGGCGGATGTCGCCTACCTTAACGCCGCGGTGCGCTTTGCCGGCGTGCTGGGCTTCGTGGTCTATGCCGTCAACGCCACGCTGGAGCCGCGGCTGTCGGCCCTGGTGGCGCACGGGGATCATGGCGGGATGCAGGCGCTGCTGCGGCTGGGCGTGCATCTGCGGGTGTGGCCGGTGCTGGCGGCGGCCCTGCTGACGGTGCCGTTCGGGGGCATGCTGCTGGGGCTGTTCGGCGCGGATTTCCGCGCCGGCCACGGGGCGCTGGTGGTGCTGGCCCTGTCCCACGGGCTGATCGCCGCGACGGGGCCGGTGTTCATGCTGATCTCCATCACCCGGCAGCAGCGCGCGGTGTTCCCCCTGCTGGCCGGGCTGCTGGCGGCGACGCTGGTGCTGGTGCCGGCGGCGGCGCTGGCGGGGGTGACGGCGGTGGCGGGGGTGGTCCTGGCCGTCACGGCGGTGTGGTGCGTGGCGCTGCGCCGCCGCCTGCTGTCCAGCATCGGCGTCGATCCCTCGGTCCTGGCGGCGGGGCGGGCCGGCGGGCTTTCCCACCCCATCCTGGCAGGAGCGCCCGGCCATGACCGCTGAACCGACCGTTGATTCGTCCGGGCAAAGCCCCCTGACCCTGCTGTCCTGGCCCTACCGCCGCGGGGTGATGAACCCCTACACCGAGCGGATGGGGCGGGCGGTCGCCGAGCGGGGGATGGATGTCGCCGAATTCTCCCCCTGGCGGCTGCTGGCCGGGCGGGCCGACGTCTGGCACATGCATTGGCCCGAAGGGGCGGTGCGCAGCCGCAACCCGGCGGTGGCGGCCCTCCGCCTGGGGGCCTTCGCGCTGCTGGTGCTGGCGGCACGGGCGCGGGGGGTGGCGTGCGTGTGGACCGTCCACAACCTGCAAGGCCATGACCGCACCCACCCGCGGCTGGAGGAATGGCTGTGGCGGTTCCTGGTGCCGCGGCTGGACGGTGTGGTGCTGCTGTCCCAGGCGACGGAAGCGCCGCTGTGGCGCCGCCACCCGGCGTCCCGCCGGCTGCCGTCGCGGGTCGTGCCCCACGGGCATTTCCGCGGCGTCTATCCCAACACCATCGGGCGGGACGCGGCGCGCGCCCGCTACGGCTTCGGCCCGCGGGACCGGGTGGCGGCCTTCGTCGGGCGCATCCGGCCCTATAAGAACGTGGACCAGCTGATCGCCGCCGTGCGCGGGCTGGACGATCCCGACTTGCGGCTGGTGGTGGCGGGGCATGCCGACGACCCGGCGCTGGGGGACCGGCTGCGCGCCCTGGCCGGGGACGATCCGCGCATCCGCCTGGACCTCGGCTTCCTGCCCGACGACGCCATGCAGGTGCCGCTGAACGCCGCCGATCTGGTGGTCCTGCCCTATCAGGACATCCTGAATTCCGGGGCGGCCATCCTGGCGCTGTCCTTCGGGCGCCCGGTGCTGGTGCCCGGCCTCGGCGCCATGGGCGAGCTGCGGGCCATGGCCGGGCATCCGTGGGTGCAGTGCTTCGACGGCCCCCTGACCGCCGGAGCCCTGGAGCGCGCGCTGGCGGCGGTCCCGGCGCGGGGGGATCCCGACCTCACCCCCCTGGACTGGAGCGAGAGCGGGCGGCGGCTGGCGGACTTCTACGCCAGCCTGTGCCGCCGGGGGGCGGGGCGATGACGGCCCATGGGACGGCCCATGGGACGGTCCACGGGGGGGGCCGGGGCTGGGCGCTTCCCGCCGCCGCGGGGCCCGCCGTGCCCTCGACGGTGCCGTGGGGGCGGGTGCTGGTGGCGCTTGCCATCGGCTATTTCATCCTGCAGCACGGGCTGTTCGTTCCCGGCGGCCCGTTTTTGCGCGGCGGCGTGCAGGTGGGGGCGGAGGATGTCGCCAACGGTCCCCGTCAGGTGGTCTGGCCCCTGCTGCTGCTGGCGGCGGTGCCCCTGGGGGTGTGGGTGCACGGCCGGGTGCGGCGGCTGGCGCTGTCCATGCCGTTCGTGACCGCGGCGCTGGCGTGGTCGTGGGCCAGCGTCGGCTGGGCCGCCTTTCCCATGGTCAGCCTGAAGCGGGTGCTGCTGCTGACGGTGGTGACGCTGGTGTTCCTGATCGGTGCCGCCGCGGTGCGCCGGCCGGCGGAGCTGTGGCGCCCGGTGGCGCTGGTGCTGGCCGGCATCATCGCCATCGACCTTGTGTCGGCGGTGTTCGTTCCGTCCCTGGGGCGGGAGGATTCCGGCGCCTTCGTCGGCCTGCACGCGTCCAAGAACACCGCGGGCGCCATCAGCGCGCTGGCGATCCTGGTGTGGTTCTTCGCCGGGCGCTTTCTGCCCGAATGGCGGGGTCTGCGGGTGCTGGTGCTGCTGGCGGGGCTGGCTTTCCTGGCCGGCACCGACAGCAAGACCTCCATGGGCGCGCTGCTGGTCAGCGGCGGCACGGCGGTGGTGCTGACCGCCCTGGCGCGGGCCGGGCCGCTGACGGTGGCCGTGGGGCTGTGGCTGGCGCTGGTGCTGGCGGCCCTGGCCGGGTTCGCGGTTTATCTGGTCACACCGGCGGCGGTGCTGACCGCCCTGTTCGGCGACGCCACGCTGACCGGGCGCACCGACCTGTGGGGATTCCTCTGGCCCTTCGTCGGAGACCGCCCCTGGACCGGCATGGGGTATCAGTCCCTGTGGCTGACCGGCGGGGTGGGGGTGATCGAGCGCTGGTCGCCGTCCTTCCTGAACTGGGCGGTGCACCAGGCCCACAACGGCTATCTCGACCTGCTGCTGACCACCGGCGTCATCGGGTTGGGGCTGCTGCTGGCCGGGGTGGCGGCGGGCATGGTGCGGGCGCTGGCGCTGGAGGCGGCGGGCCGGTCCCCCGGCTGCGGCGCGCTGGCGGTGTCGGTGCTGGTCTTCGCCCTGATCCACAACGCCACCGAAAGCTCGCTGCTGCGCGGCGACCACACGGTGTGGGGCTTCACCTTCCTGGCGCTGGTGTCGGCGGCCCTGGGCCGGCGCGCATCCGGCAAAAAAACCTCTCTTCACCGAAACCCGTGACATTCGGGGGGAAGAAAAAATGACGACTTCCCAGCGTTTCCGTGTCGTTAATCTTTGCACCTCTTTCTATAGGGCAACGGTCAGCGCAATCTTGCTGACATTCTTGTCACTCTATGCCAGTCCCCTGGCATCAAAAGAGGTCAAAATGACGGCTGCTATGGAGGTTCGCTGGGCACCTCCGTCCTTGGCGCCCGGTTATACGGTGCTTGATCTTTCCAAGACGGGCACACAGACATGGTTTAAGTTTGGCGACAACGAAGATGTTCTGATTATTCCCCCGCCGGGAACCTACACTCTCGACCGTCTGGAAATCAGCGGCGGGCGGAACATCATCCTATCCGGCGGTGACTTCGTTCCCGCCGGCGGCACGGCCACCGCGACCTTGAAATTCACCAACATCCACGGTCAGGTGTGGGTGGAAGGGGTCCACGTCGATAACCGCAACGTGGGCGAACGCGACGCCATCGCCGCCTTCGCCGCCAAGGGGTCGGAAGGGACCTTCACGCTTCAGAACAGCTTCATCGACCATGTGACGGGATCGTACAACGGCGTCCACGGCGACGTCTTCCAGCCCCACGGGGATCTGCAGCACATCCGCATGTACAACGTGGTGGGGCGCAGCAACTTCCAGGGCCTGTTCCTCGATCCGCAGAACGAGATCAAATCGGTCGATCTGGTGAACGTGCAGATGCAGTATCTGCCGGGGGGCGACCCCATCACCTTCCTCTATAATTTCTGGATGAACGACGGCCGCCCGCCCTATCCCGTCACCCTGGACAACGTGTGGGTGGACCAGCGGCCGGGGCAGGACGCCGCCCAGCAATCGGTGTTTCCGCCCAAGGCGTGGGGCACGGTGCGCACCGGCGACGACATCACGTGGCCCACCATGCCGTTCACCGGCGACATGAAGGTCGGCACCCCGCCGCAGGGGTATTTCGTCACGCCCGAGCAGACCGGCACGTCCTATGCCCGCACGGCGGCGGAGCTTCAGGCCCTGTGGTCGGCCACCCTGCCGCCGGCCCCGGTGCCGCCGCACACGCTGCCCACCGCGCCGCCGGCGTCCGGTTCGCCCATCAACTACATCGACGGCACCGACGGCAACGACGTGCTGCACGGCAGCGCCATCAACGACCAGATCAACGGGCGCAACGGCGACGACACCATGGTCGGCGGGTCGGGTGACGACACCTACATCGTCAACCGCCTGCGCGACATGCCGCTGGAACTGGCGGGGGAGGGCACCGACACCGTTCTGACCTCGCTGGAAGGCTATCACCTGCCCAATCACGTGGAGAACCTGACCGGCACCTCGGCCACCGGGATGCTGCTGCTGGGCAACGCGCTTGCCAACCGGATCCTGGGCGGGGCCGGGGCCGACACCCTGGACGGCGGGGCCGGCAACGACCTGCTGGCCGGCGGGGCGGGCAACGACACCTTCGTCGTGCGCCACGGCGGCGGGCAGGACATCATCCAGGACTTCGCCCCCGGCGACATCCTGCGGCTGGAGGGGTACGGCTCCGTCACCGCCGATCAGGTGAAGGCCACGGCCTGGACCGCCGGAACCAGCCTCGTTCTGGAACTGGGCGGGGGCGAGCGGGTGATCCTGCAGAACCAGGATCCGTCGGCGCTGGCATGGATGGACATCCGCATGGTGTCCGACGATCTCAGCAGCCGCTCCGCCGCCACCCTGCCGCTGTCGCAGCCGTCCACGGTGTGGCTGAAGGGGACGGCGGGCGACGACGACATGACCGGCACCCCCGGACACGATTACCTGAACGGCCAGGGTGGCAACAACACTCTGCGCGGCGGGCTGGGCGACGACCGTTACAACGTCGGCGGCATGCAGGACACGGTGATCGAAAAGGCGGGCGAAGGCATCGACACCGTGCAGAACTGGGGGCGCTATTACCGCCTGCCCGACCATGTGGAGAATCTGGAGCTGATGCGCGCCGACGGGGCGGTCGGCGTCGGGAACGACATGGACAACGTGCTGACCGGCAGCGCCAGCGACGATGTGCTGTACGGCATGGGCGGCAACGACCTGCTGATCGGGGGGCCGGGCAATGATGTGCTGATCGGCGGGGCGGGCCGCGACGTGTTCCGCGTCACCTCGCTCGACCACGGCTGCGACGTGGTGGTGGATTTCCAGTCCGGCATCGACCGGCTGGACCTGCGCCCCCTCGTGGCGGAGATCTCGGGCGGCCTGCTGTCG
Proteins encoded in this window:
- a CDS encoding glycosyltransferase family 4 protein, with the protein product MEPQTGARARAAIVYRIVPHYRVAFYNGLSGFLARRGVDLTVFGGQARPDEAFQESGHEVAGHVFARNLYLHGMIYYQPLFRRLRDYDLVVVEQANSALLNALLFARRALGGGPRLALWGHGDDLQQQAPARWRRGMKRFLSRRADHWFAYTDSVKGIVERMGYPADRITVVQNAIDVSAVTEVCAGLDDAGRASARRRLGLDDAPTAVFCARLTEGKGLPFLVEACERARSRVPGLQLAVVGNGPLEGWLREQAATRPWIRMLGARYGRDKAEVLAVSHVFLLPSFVGLSILDAFAAGLPVVTADFHNHSPEVDYLEHRRNGLFVPADPDFYADAVAAVLGDAALRADLGRGALATARLRTVDAMAANFGGGILQALERAGRFNPTPAAGWPLHG
- a CDS encoding lipopolysaccharide biosynthesis protein codes for the protein MSGDIRALIGHGLRAVSVLSIRAGGTVAVFLLQVLMARTMGAAETGLASAAMSAVLVAGLAATAGYQAGSTRFIVQNETLGRRDLALGFIRRGWAVVAVAGPLLAAAGLALAWAWGDGFAVWGFAALTVPFMALLLLDSGYAHGCARFTLSFLPSAFLRQVLVLAAVAGGVAVGVAWDAAGVMAVFFAVVAVTALGQWLVLRRHVARRLAGVAPAYDTRHWVGTGVELSILLLFSGLYGDLVVVLAALVLPAADVAYLNAAVRFAGVLGFVVYAVNATLEPRLSALVAHGDHGGMQALLRLGVHLRVWPVLAAALLTVPFGGMLLGLFGADFRAGHGALVVLALSHGLIAATGPVFMLISITRQQRAVFPLLAGLLAATLVLVPAAALAGVTAVAGVVLAVTAVWCVALRRRLLSSIGVDPSVLAAGRAGGLSHPILAGAPGHDR
- a CDS encoding glycosyltransferase family 4 protein; its protein translation is MTAEPTVDSSGQSPLTLLSWPYRRGVMNPYTERMGRAVAERGMDVAEFSPWRLLAGRADVWHMHWPEGAVRSRNPAVAALRLGAFALLVLAARARGVACVWTVHNLQGHDRTHPRLEEWLWRFLVPRLDGVVLLSQATEAPLWRRHPASRRLPSRVVPHGHFRGVYPNTIGRDAARARYGFGPRDRVAAFVGRIRPYKNVDQLIAAVRGLDDPDLRLVVAGHADDPALGDRLRALAGDDPRIRLDLGFLPDDAMQVPLNAADLVVLPYQDILNSGAAILALSFGRPVLVPGLGAMGELRAMAGHPWVQCFDGPLTAGALERALAAVPARGDPDLTPLDWSESGRRLADFYASLCRRGAGR
- a CDS encoding O-antigen ligase family protein, which produces MTAHGTAHGTVHGGGRGWALPAAAGPAVPSTVPWGRVLVALAIGYFILQHGLFVPGGPFLRGGVQVGAEDVANGPRQVVWPLLLLAAVPLGVWVHGRVRRLALSMPFVTAALAWSWASVGWAAFPMVSLKRVLLLTVVTLVFLIGAAAVRRPAELWRPVALVLAGIIAIDLVSAVFVPSLGREDSGAFVGLHASKNTAGAISALAILVWFFAGRFLPEWRGLRVLVLLAGLAFLAGTDSKTSMGALLVSGGTAVVLTALARAGPLTVAVGLWLALVLAALAGFAVYLVTPAAVLTALFGDATLTGRTDLWGFLWPFVGDRPWTGMGYQSLWLTGGVGVIERWSPSFLNWAVHQAHNGYLDLLLTTGVIGLGLLLAGVAAGMVRALALEAAGRSPGCGALAVSVLVFALIHNATESSLLRGDHTVWGFTFLALVSAALGRRASGKKTSLHRNP
- a CDS encoding calcium-binding protein, with protein sequence MLDLSKTGTQTWFKFGDNEDVLIIPPPGTYTLDRLEISGGRNIILSGGDFVPAGGTATATLKFTNIHGQVWVEGVHVDNRNVGERDAIAAFAAKGSEGTFTLQNSFIDHVTGSYNGVHGDVFQPHGDLQHIRMYNVVGRSNFQGLFLDPQNEIKSVDLVNVQMQYLPGGDPITFLYNFWMNDGRPPYPVTLDNVWVDQRPGQDAAQQSVFPPKAWGTVRTGDDITWPTMPFTGDMKVGTPPQGYFVTPEQTGTSYARTAAELQALWSATLPPAPVPPHTLPTAPPASGSPINYIDGTDGNDVLHGSAINDQINGRNGDDTMVGGSGDDTYIVNRLRDMPLELAGEGTDTVLTSLEGYHLPNHVENLTGTSATGMLLLGNALANRILGGAGADTLDGGAGNDLLAGGAGNDTFVVRHGGGQDIIQDFAPGDILRLEGYGSVTADQVKATAWTAGTSLVLELGGGERVILQNQDPSALAWMDIRMVSDDLSSRSAATLPLSQPSTVWLKGTAGDDDMTGTPGHDYLNGQGGNNTLRGGLGDDRYNVGGMQDTVIEKAGEGIDTVQNWGRYYRLPDHVENLELMRADGAVGVGNDMDNVLTGSASDDVLYGMGGNDLLIGGPGNDVLIGGAGRDVFRVTSLDHGCDVVVDFQSGIDRLDLRPLVAEISGGLLSLFAYNLRIVNSDDGVTVEVMRQDVPLDFVPIFHLEGVTHINADTDIILTDAMA